A genome region from Microbacterium terricola includes the following:
- a CDS encoding glycoside hydrolase family 2 protein has product MLIAMIKDDHARLPVASEQVGDHPRPQLLRSDWTDLSGTWGFAHDDEDAGLRERWFERPSFDREIRVPYPPESPASGIGDTAHHRIVWYARTITGDDLETAGFSSGARLNLHFGAVDYRCRVWVDGNLAATHEGGHTPFSIDITDLLDESDAHTVVVRAEDDPHDVSQPRGKQDWREQPHVIWYHRTSGIWQPVWLEAVPAVSIDTLHWTADVHAASVRARVVLSAVPREPLEVAVRLRYRGEDLGEARTTVSRDEFEITVSLAALTNGQAYEELLWSPEHPRLIDATVAVGDDRVSSYLGLRTSHVARGRYLLNDRPYYVRSVLNQGYWPESHLAAPSADALRAEAQLIKDLGFNATRVHQKFEDPRFLYWADRLGLLVWGEAPASFRYSPTSVDRMVREWLEIVRRDYSHPSIVTWVPLNESWGIQHVATDARMEHYARSLVDLTKALDPTRPVVSNDGWEQVDTDIVAIHDYEWDPDVVRPRYLDRSAIDELIDGVGPAGRRLVLSGDVSQAPVMLTEFGGISFHVDATEDSWGYSAARSTDDFAERLGGLLSAVNDSRVLSGFCYTQLADTLQETNGLVGSDRTPKLPIEQLARIISGRAE; this is encoded by the coding sequence ATGCTTATCGCCATGATCAAGGACGACCACGCGCGCCTGCCCGTCGCCAGCGAGCAGGTCGGCGACCACCCGCGCCCGCAGCTGCTGCGCTCCGACTGGACCGACCTGTCGGGCACGTGGGGTTTCGCCCACGACGACGAGGACGCCGGACTGCGCGAGCGCTGGTTCGAGCGGCCGTCCTTCGATCGGGAGATCCGCGTCCCGTACCCGCCGGAGTCGCCGGCATCCGGCATCGGCGACACCGCCCACCACCGCATCGTCTGGTATGCGCGCACCATCACCGGTGACGACCTTGAGACGGCCGGGTTCTCCTCCGGCGCTCGACTGAATCTCCACTTCGGCGCCGTCGACTACCGCTGCCGCGTCTGGGTCGACGGCAACCTCGCGGCCACCCATGAAGGCGGCCACACTCCGTTCTCGATCGACATCACCGATCTGCTCGACGAGTCCGACGCCCACACCGTCGTCGTGCGCGCCGAGGACGACCCGCACGACGTCTCGCAGCCGCGCGGCAAGCAGGATTGGCGCGAGCAGCCGCACGTGATCTGGTACCACCGCACCAGCGGAATCTGGCAGCCGGTGTGGCTGGAGGCCGTCCCGGCCGTCTCGATCGACACCCTGCACTGGACCGCCGACGTGCATGCCGCGAGCGTTCGCGCCAGGGTCGTGCTGAGCGCCGTCCCCCGCGAGCCGCTCGAGGTCGCGGTGCGTCTGCGATACCGCGGGGAGGACCTCGGCGAAGCCCGCACCACGGTGAGCCGCGATGAGTTCGAGATCACCGTCTCGCTCGCCGCGCTGACCAACGGGCAGGCCTACGAGGAGCTCCTCTGGTCTCCCGAGCATCCTCGGCTGATCGACGCGACGGTCGCTGTCGGCGATGACCGCGTCTCGTCCTATCTCGGACTGCGCACGTCGCACGTCGCCCGGGGCAGATATCTGCTGAACGATCGTCCGTACTACGTGCGGTCCGTGCTCAACCAGGGCTACTGGCCCGAGTCGCATCTCGCCGCGCCCTCCGCCGACGCCCTGCGCGCGGAGGCCCAGCTGATCAAGGATCTCGGGTTCAACGCCACGCGGGTGCACCAGAAGTTCGAGGACCCGCGATTCCTCTACTGGGCCGACCGGCTCGGTCTGCTCGTCTGGGGCGAGGCTCCGGCGAGCTTCCGGTACTCGCCCACGTCCGTCGACCGGATGGTGCGGGAGTGGCTCGAGATCGTGCGCCGCGATTACTCCCACCCGTCGATCGTCACCTGGGTGCCGCTGAACGAGAGCTGGGGCATCCAGCACGTCGCGACCGACGCCCGCATGGAGCACTACGCGCGGTCGCTGGTCGACCTGACGAAGGCGCTCGATCCGACCAGACCGGTCGTCTCCAATGACGGCTGGGAGCAGGTCGACACCGATATCGTCGCGATCCACGACTACGAGTGGGATCCGGACGTCGTGCGCCCGCGCTATCTCGACCGCTCCGCGATCGACGAGCTGATCGACGGGGTCGGCCCCGCCGGCCGCCGCCTCGTGCTCAGCGGAGACGTGAGCCAGGCACCTGTCATGCTCACCGAGTTCGGCGGCATCTCGTTCCACGTCGACGCGACCGAGGACTCGTGGGGCTACTCCGCCGCGCGCTCGACAGACGACTTCGCCGAGCGTCTCGGCGGCCTGCTGTCCGCGGTGAACGACAGCCGCGTGCTGTCGGGCTTCTGCTACACGCAGCTCGCCGACACGCTCCAGGAGACCAACGGACTCGTCGGATCGGACCGCACTCCGAAGCTCCCGATCGAGCAGCTGGCGCGGATCATCTCCGGCCGGGCCGAGTAG
- a CDS encoding serine/threonine-protein kinase, with protein sequence MNGVHVHGSERVGLVLDERYRLDAVLGDGAMATVYRAFDQELGRTVAVKLFRPGMTEAGDEHRRDSEKRLLASLNHPSLVTLFDARLSGGDHAYLVMEHIAGGTLTERLERGALPSSDAADLVAHLGEALHVVHAAGIIHRDIKPSNILLRPTSESGPALRAVLADFGIAYLVDTARVTTPGMAVGTAAYISPEQVRGAEPTPASDIYSLGLVLIESLTGRRAFPQQNSGEAIAARLSSPPAVPPGVSFAWRSLLVRMTAIDPLSRPTALEVARASRALEADDPAGPDVTQAAIEAAPHASAPSVDPPTAPTRLMPEAPAAVGHTTEALVAPTPVRRSARRRVVAVISAIAAAVVIAIAAFVWTGLGDPPATTPDLPEVQDPLGTHLDELLEQVTP encoded by the coding sequence ATGAACGGCGTACACGTGCACGGCTCTGAACGGGTCGGCCTGGTTCTCGACGAGCGCTACCGGCTCGACGCGGTGCTCGGCGACGGTGCGATGGCGACGGTCTACCGTGCCTTCGATCAGGAACTCGGACGAACTGTCGCCGTCAAGCTCTTCCGGCCAGGGATGACCGAAGCGGGCGATGAGCACCGGAGAGACTCCGAGAAGCGGCTCCTGGCGTCGTTGAACCACCCGTCGCTGGTGACCCTGTTCGATGCCCGCCTGTCCGGTGGTGACCACGCGTATCTCGTGATGGAGCACATCGCCGGAGGCACGCTCACGGAGCGCCTCGAACGCGGCGCATTGCCGAGCAGTGACGCGGCTGATCTGGTGGCCCATCTCGGGGAGGCGCTGCACGTGGTGCACGCGGCCGGCATCATCCACCGCGACATCAAGCCGTCCAACATCCTGCTGCGCCCGACGTCGGAGTCCGGGCCCGCGCTCCGGGCGGTGCTCGCCGACTTCGGCATCGCCTACCTGGTCGACACCGCGCGCGTCACGACACCCGGCATGGCGGTCGGCACCGCCGCGTACATCTCGCCAGAACAGGTTCGCGGCGCCGAGCCGACGCCTGCTTCGGACATCTACTCCCTCGGACTCGTGCTGATCGAGTCGCTGACGGGGCGGCGGGCGTTCCCGCAGCAGAACTCCGGCGAAGCCATCGCCGCGCGGCTGTCCAGTCCCCCGGCAGTCCCGCCCGGGGTCAGCTTCGCCTGGCGTTCGCTGCTCGTCCGCATGACCGCCATCGACCCCCTGAGTCGACCGACCGCGCTCGAGGTGGCGCGCGCGAGCCGTGCCCTCGAGGCGGACGACCCGGCCGGCCCCGACGTGACCCAGGCGGCGATCGAGGCAGCGCCGCACGCATCGGCTCCGAGCGTCGACCCGCCGACCGCGCCGACGCGCCTCATGCCCGAGGCGCCGGCTGCCGTCGGGCACACCACCGAAGCTCTCGTCGCACCGACGCCCGTGCGCCGGTCGGCGCGACGCCGCGTGGTCGCCGTGATCTCGGCGATCGCAGCCGCTGTCGTGATCGCCATCGCCGCGTTCGTCTGGACCGGATTGGGCGACCCGCCCGCGACGACGCCCGATCTTCCCGAGGTCCAGGATCCGCTCGGGACCCACCTGGACGAGCTGCTCGAGCAGGTGACGCCATGA
- a CDS encoding ArsR/SmtB family transcription factor, with the protein MPALTASVTHTAALARFGHALSDPTRVGVLLALRTGPGYPSDLAESLGVSRQVMSNQLACLRGCGLVAATAEGRRSSYRLADAHLATALNELLQVVLHVEPDCCAGDTCTCA; encoded by the coding sequence GTGCCCGCTCTGACCGCATCCGTGACGCATACGGCCGCTCTCGCCCGCTTCGGCCATGCACTCTCGGATCCGACCCGCGTGGGCGTGCTGCTCGCACTGCGCACAGGGCCGGGGTATCCGTCCGACCTCGCCGAGTCGCTCGGGGTTTCCCGGCAGGTCATGTCGAATCAACTCGCGTGCCTGCGTGGCTGCGGCCTCGTCGCGGCGACGGCGGAAGGCCGACGCTCGTCCTACCGTCTCGCCGACGCGCACCTCGCCACCGCGCTGAACGAGCTGCTCCAGGTCGTCCTCCACGTCGAACCCGACTGCTGCGCAGGCGACACCTGCACCTGCGCATGA
- a CDS encoding cation diffusion facilitator family transporter, with translation MSATPISRDRRRVLHRRIRWIVATTIGYNLVEAVVAITAGTVASSAALVAFGLDSTIEVLSAAAVAWQFTRRDPERWEKGTLRVIAVAFFALAAWVTVASLSALIARVEVEHSSIGIVLTAVSVVVMPLLSFAERRAGRELGSATAVADSMQTLICAYLSAAVLVGLVLNSAFDWWWADAIAGLVIAAFAVREGVEAWRGDACATSVGMLLDEEPESERERGS, from the coding sequence ATGAGCGCCACCCCGATCTCCCGTGACCGCAGGCGGGTGCTGCACCGCCGCATCCGCTGGATCGTGGCGACGACGATCGGCTACAACCTGGTCGAGGCCGTCGTCGCGATCACCGCCGGTACCGTCGCCTCCTCGGCGGCGCTGGTCGCGTTCGGGTTGGATTCCACGATCGAGGTGCTCTCCGCCGCCGCCGTGGCGTGGCAGTTCACGCGGCGCGACCCGGAGCGCTGGGAGAAGGGCACTCTCAGGGTGATCGCCGTCGCGTTCTTCGCGCTCGCCGCATGGGTCACCGTCGCGTCACTCTCCGCGCTGATTGCGCGGGTCGAGGTGGAGCACAGCTCGATCGGCATCGTCCTCACCGCCGTGAGCGTCGTCGTGATGCCGCTCCTCTCGTTCGCCGAGCGCCGGGCCGGCCGTGAGCTCGGCTCCGCGACCGCCGTCGCCGACTCCATGCAGACGCTGATCTGCGCGTACCTGTCGGCCGCGGTGCTGGTCGGACTCGTGCTGAATAGCGCGTTCGACTGGTGGTGGGCGGACGCGATCGCGGGGCTGGTGATCGCCGCGTTCGCGGTCCGGGAGGGCGTCGAGGCCTGGCGGGGCGACGCCTGCGCGACCTCGGTCGGCATGCTCCTCGACGAGGAGCCCGAGTCCGAGCGCGAACGAGGGTCATGA
- a CDS encoding class F sortase, whose amino-acid sequence MPIAAATAAPVRKRVAPERVVIDALGIDVPVVPVGVEKGGFMELPDDPAVAGWYRFGSDPDSAEGSTVISAHIDAPQYPIGPFSRLRDLATGQAVEVIDAAGDAHRYRVDSVTYYPKAELPAGDLFERDGAPALVLITCGGAFDARTGHYDDNVVVIATPTS is encoded by the coding sequence GTGCCGATCGCGGCCGCCACCGCGGCGCCGGTGCGGAAGCGCGTCGCACCGGAACGGGTGGTGATCGACGCCCTCGGGATCGATGTGCCTGTGGTGCCGGTGGGCGTCGAGAAAGGGGGGTTCATGGAATTGCCGGACGATCCGGCGGTGGCCGGCTGGTACCGATTCGGATCGGATCCGGACAGCGCCGAAGGCAGCACCGTCATCTCGGCCCACATCGACGCGCCGCAGTACCCCATCGGCCCGTTCAGCCGTCTGCGCGACCTCGCGACAGGCCAGGCGGTGGAGGTGATCGATGCGGCGGGTGACGCCCACCGGTACCGCGTGGACAGCGTCACCTACTACCCGAAGGCGGAGCTGCCCGCGGGCGACCTGTTCGAACGAGACGGTGCACCGGCACTGGTGCTCATCACCTGCGGCGGAGCATTCGACGCGCGAACAGGCCACTACGACGACAACGTCGTCGTCATCGCGACCCCGACATCATGA
- a CDS encoding DUF4397 domain-containing protein gives MRKILMGISAGAVAALAMIAPASADTAGNAVLSVLHGIPDTPVDVYVNGELTLDDFQPGDLAGPLDLPAGDYEVALTAPDATDDSAPVLGPVTLTLEADTNYTAVAHLTEDGDPTVTPYVNDTSATAAGEGRLTVRHDAAAPAVDVLAGDSPVIEGLANPDEESLDLPAGTVEASVAAAGTTDPVIGPAPVEVQEGVLTIVYAWGSLEEDSLDLAVQTIEGLHSAPDGVNSGTGGQVAERDALTQALFLVGGFAVAAAVAASAVVVMRARAKR, from the coding sequence GTGCGAAAGATACTCATGGGCATCAGCGCCGGGGCGGTCGCCGCGCTGGCGATGATCGCGCCCGCCAGTGCCGACACCGCAGGCAATGCCGTCCTGTCCGTGCTCCACGGCATCCCCGACACCCCGGTCGACGTGTACGTCAACGGCGAACTCACGCTCGACGACTTCCAGCCAGGCGACCTTGCCGGTCCCTTGGATCTGCCGGCCGGCGACTACGAGGTCGCTCTGACCGCTCCCGACGCCACCGACGACAGCGCCCCGGTGCTCGGTCCGGTGACCCTCACGCTGGAGGCCGACACGAACTACACCGCGGTGGCGCACCTGACGGAGGACGGCGACCCGACCGTCACGCCCTACGTCAATGACACCTCCGCGACCGCGGCGGGGGAGGGCAGGCTGACAGTCCGTCACGACGCAGCCGCGCCGGCCGTCGACGTGCTCGCCGGAGATTCCCCGGTGATCGAGGGGCTCGCCAACCCCGATGAGGAATCGCTCGACCTGCCGGCCGGCACCGTCGAGGCTTCCGTCGCCGCAGCGGGCACCACTGATCCCGTGATCGGCCCGGCTCCTGTCGAGGTGCAGGAGGGCGTGCTCACGATCGTCTACGCCTGGGGCAGCCTCGAGGAGGACAGCCTCGATCTCGCGGTGCAGACCATCGAGGGCCTGCACTCGGCTCCCGATGGGGTCAACTCCGGCACGGGCGGCCAGGTCGCCGAACGCGACGCGCTGACGCAGGCGCTGTTCCTCGTCGGCGGGTTCGCTGTTGCGGCAGCGGTCGCCGCATCCGCCGTCGTCGTGATGCGTGCGCGGGCGAAGCGCTGA
- a CDS encoding glycoside hydrolase family 3 protein — protein sequence MTTRTDTRFPFQDAGLSPEQRADDLLSRLPLEDKAGLLFVGISVFGDPTQPSPMFPAPSLESTVSKLRINHIYVIGDADSAREFAQWHNTSQDIAARTGFGIPITFGTDPRHGFHFNPGASAAAKVFSQWPEHLGFGALRSEELVEQYGDVIRREYAAVGLRLALHPQIDLATEPRWARLNATFGEDPDLVAGLGAAYVRGLQGPALGTSSVSAMAKHFPGGGPQKDGEDPHFAYGKEQVYPGGRWDDHLKPFVAAIEAGVSQMMPYYGMPVGTEYEEVGFAFNKAIITDLLRTELGFDGIVCTDFGLVSDVEMFGAPFPARAWGVEHLTAQERIQRLFDAGCDQLGGEFCVSELLGAVRAGLVTEERLDRSARRVLIEKFTLGLFDERHVDPDAAELAVATPEMVQAGIDTQRASHTLLTNGPADAPTLPLGAGVKVFAKNIDGSVFAGCEIVDDPAQADVAVLRIAAAYEPRTQGFELFMHAGSLDYTDADRDEILALCAAVPTVIVVNLDRPAILTPFVDHAAAIIAEYGATDQSVADVLLGTAEPKGRLPIDLPRSMASVEANKSDTPFDMPDALFRFGHGLTYGG from the coding sequence ATGACCACCAGAACCGACACCCGGTTCCCCTTCCAGGACGCAGGCCTCTCGCCCGAGCAGCGCGCCGACGACCTGCTGAGCCGACTTCCCCTCGAAGACAAGGCGGGTCTGCTGTTCGTCGGGATCTCCGTCTTCGGCGACCCCACTCAGCCGAGCCCGATGTTCCCCGCGCCCTCGCTGGAGTCGACGGTCTCCAAGCTGCGGATCAACCACATCTACGTGATCGGCGACGCGGACTCCGCGCGCGAGTTCGCGCAGTGGCACAACACATCGCAGGACATCGCGGCCCGGACGGGCTTCGGCATCCCGATCACGTTCGGAACCGACCCGCGCCACGGATTCCATTTCAACCCCGGCGCGTCCGCGGCGGCGAAGGTGTTCTCGCAGTGGCCCGAGCACCTCGGCTTCGGGGCGCTCCGCTCCGAGGAGCTCGTCGAGCAGTACGGCGACGTCATCCGCCGCGAGTACGCCGCCGTCGGACTGCGCCTTGCCCTGCACCCCCAGATCGACCTCGCCACCGAGCCGCGCTGGGCGCGACTGAACGCCACGTTCGGAGAGGACCCCGATCTCGTGGCCGGCCTGGGCGCGGCGTATGTCCGCGGACTCCAGGGCCCCGCGCTCGGAACCTCGTCCGTGTCGGCGATGGCCAAGCACTTCCCCGGCGGCGGTCCGCAGAAGGATGGCGAAGACCCGCACTTCGCCTACGGCAAGGAGCAGGTCTACCCGGGCGGCCGCTGGGACGACCACCTGAAGCCCTTCGTCGCCGCGATCGAGGCCGGCGTCTCGCAGATGATGCCGTACTACGGGATGCCGGTGGGCACCGAGTACGAAGAGGTCGGGTTCGCGTTCAACAAGGCGATCATCACCGATCTGCTGCGCACCGAACTCGGATTCGACGGGATCGTGTGCACCGACTTCGGGCTCGTCTCCGACGTCGAGATGTTCGGGGCTCCCTTCCCCGCCCGTGCGTGGGGCGTCGAGCACCTCACCGCGCAGGAGCGCATCCAGCGCCTGTTCGACGCCGGCTGCGACCAGCTGGGCGGCGAATTCTGCGTCTCCGAGCTCCTCGGCGCCGTCCGCGCCGGTCTCGTCACCGAAGAGCGCCTCGACCGGTCAGCCCGTCGCGTGCTGATCGAGAAGTTCACGCTCGGCCTGTTCGACGAGCGCCACGTCGACCCGGATGCGGCCGAGCTCGCCGTCGCCACGCCCGAGATGGTGCAGGCGGGGATCGACACGCAGCGGGCCTCGCACACCCTCCTGACGAACGGGCCGGCCGACGCGCCGACGCTCCCGCTCGGCGCCGGCGTCAAGGTGTTCGCGAAGAACATCGACGGCTCGGTCTTCGCGGGCTGCGAGATCGTCGACGACCCTGCGCAGGCGGACGTCGCGGTCCTGCGGATCGCCGCGGCCTACGAGCCGCGCACGCAGGGCTTCGAGCTGTTCATGCACGCCGGCAGCCTCGACTACACGGACGCCGACCGCGACGAGATCCTCGCGCTGTGCGCCGCTGTGCCGACCGTGATCGTGGTGAACCTCGATCGCCCCGCGATCCTCACGCCGTTCGTCGACCATGCGGCCGCGATCATCGCCGAGTACGGAGCGACCGATCAGTCCGTCGCCGACGTGCTGCTCGGAACGGCCGAGCCGAAGGGGCGGCTCCCGATCGACCTGCCCCGGTCGATGGCCTCGGTCGAGGCGAACAAGTCCGACACCCCGTTCGACATGCCCGATGCGCTCTTCCGCTTCGGGCACGGGCTGACCTACGGAGGCTGA
- a CDS encoding MFS transporter, which yields MPTSTEGLEPTSVGTAAVEPDAPARTREPRGFAVTYWLASYGLYLGILTPILGGLAVRVQNMVGLEAAPAVLGLVMGVGSLFALVAQPLAGRLSDRTTSKFGMRRPWILAGVLVAGVSLALVGVVPAVWMLLVVWCLAQIASNFAQGPETAAVADQVPHLRRGFISGLAGTATPIAILTGAVILNAAPSDALRSLVPALLATAFGLLFVFTLKDRVRTQPPAERFSWKEFFGTFYFNPRTHRDLGWAWLTKALIMFAFGALGGFLTLFTGAQFGLDVPAQLAFNLSATMVQVAAMVIVSVIAGKWSDKINRRKPFVTLGGVLVGLGVIVVALSPLAGDAGLTVILVAEAILGIGAGLFFGVDQAMCIDVLPDEDSMAKDLGVLNIANTLPAMVAPFLAGTIFIPIGTALFGGGYSVWFAFAGVVGIIGGLLVTKIRGVK from the coding sequence TTGCCCACATCCACCGAGGGCCTCGAGCCCACTTCCGTCGGCACGGCCGCCGTGGAGCCGGACGCTCCGGCCCGCACGAGGGAGCCCCGCGGGTTCGCCGTCACGTATTGGCTTGCCAGCTACGGTCTGTACCTCGGCATCCTGACACCGATCCTCGGTGGTCTTGCCGTGCGGGTGCAGAACATGGTGGGCCTGGAAGCCGCCCCGGCCGTCCTCGGGCTGGTCATGGGCGTCGGATCGCTGTTCGCCCTCGTCGCACAGCCGCTCGCGGGTCGCCTGTCGGACCGCACGACGTCGAAGTTCGGCATGCGCCGCCCCTGGATCCTTGCCGGCGTGCTGGTCGCCGGCGTCAGCCTCGCCCTGGTGGGGGTGGTGCCCGCCGTGTGGATGCTGCTCGTCGTGTGGTGTCTCGCGCAGATCGCGAGCAACTTCGCGCAGGGCCCGGAGACGGCGGCGGTCGCCGACCAGGTGCCGCACCTGCGTCGCGGCTTCATCAGCGGGCTGGCCGGCACGGCGACCCCGATCGCGATCCTCACCGGCGCGGTGATCCTCAACGCGGCGCCGAGCGACGCCCTCCGCAGCCTCGTGCCCGCCCTTCTCGCCACGGCGTTCGGCCTGCTGTTCGTGTTCACGCTCAAGGATCGCGTGCGGACGCAGCCCCCGGCCGAGCGCTTCAGCTGGAAGGAGTTCTTCGGGACCTTCTACTTCAACCCGCGCACGCACCGCGACCTGGGCTGGGCGTGGCTGACCAAGGCGCTCATCATGTTCGCCTTCGGAGCACTCGGCGGCTTCCTCACCCTGTTCACCGGCGCGCAGTTCGGCCTCGACGTCCCCGCGCAGCTGGCGTTCAACCTCTCGGCGACGATGGTCCAGGTGGCGGCCATGGTGATCGTCAGCGTCATCGCCGGCAAGTGGTCCGACAAGATCAACCGCCGCAAGCCGTTCGTGACGCTGGGCGGCGTCCTGGTCGGTCTCGGCGTCATCGTCGTCGCCCTCTCGCCGCTCGCCGGCGATGCGGGCCTCACCGTGATCCTGGTCGCCGAGGCGATCCTCGGCATCGGCGCGGGCCTGTTCTTCGGCGTCGACCAGGCGATGTGCATCGACGTGCTGCCCGATGAGGACAGCATGGCCAAGGACCTCGGCGTCCTGAACATCGCGAACACCCTTCCGGCGATGGTGGCGCCGTTCCTCGCGGGTACGATCTTCATCCCGATCGGCACGGCGCTGTTCGGCGGGGGCTACTCCGTCTGGTTCGCGTTCGCCGGCGTCGTCGGCATCATCGGCGGTCTGCTCGTCACGAAGATCCGCGGCGTCAAGTAA
- a CDS encoding TetR/AcrR family transcriptional regulator — MAHTGYPKGQARREEILTAAVRAFANAGYSGASILEIAAACNITRAGLMHHFRSKEELLIAVLERRESLDREVFRTHDSRRPDGLGVLRGMVALARHNETVPGLVQLYVVVSAESTSPDHPAHDYMHENYRRVRSGIAWALRGAQRAGILAPGIDPALGAVRLLALEEGLQRQWLDDPDGISLAGTLEATVSEMLTVPLWSADEG; from the coding sequence ATGGCACACACCGGCTACCCGAAAGGGCAGGCGAGGCGGGAGGAGATCCTCACCGCCGCCGTGCGCGCGTTCGCGAACGCGGGATACTCCGGTGCGTCGATCCTCGAGATCGCCGCTGCGTGCAACATCACCCGTGCCGGCCTCATGCATCACTTCCGGTCGAAGGAGGAGCTCCTCATCGCTGTCCTGGAGCGCCGCGAATCGCTCGATCGCGAGGTCTTCCGCACCCACGACTCCCGGCGGCCGGACGGGCTCGGAGTGCTCCGCGGGATGGTGGCCCTCGCCCGCCACAACGAGACCGTTCCGGGCCTCGTGCAGCTCTACGTCGTCGTCTCCGCCGAGTCCACCTCACCCGACCACCCCGCCCACGACTACATGCACGAGAACTACCGGCGCGTCCGCTCCGGCATCGCGTGGGCACTCCGCGGAGCGCAGCGCGCCGGCATCCTCGCCCCGGGAATCGATCCCGCCCTCGGCGCGGTGCGTCTGCTCGCGCTGGAGGAAGGGCTGCAGCGCCAATGGCTCGACGACCCCGACGGCATCTCGCTCGCGGGCACGCTCGAGGCGACCGTGAGCGAGATGCTCACCGTGCCGCTCTGGAGCGCGGACGAGGGATAG